A window of the Vigna angularis cultivar LongXiaoDou No.4 chromosome 3, ASM1680809v1, whole genome shotgun sequence genome harbors these coding sequences:
- the LOC108342478 gene encoding probable glutathione S-transferase, with protein MGEVRLHGFWYSPFTLRVVWTLKLKDIPYENIEEDRYNKSVQLLEYNPVHKKTPVLVHNEKPLCESMIIVEYIDQIWPHNPLLPSDPYNRALARFWVNYTEEMFAAGVKFFRSITDEEREKSMENLWKHFMVVETQCFGDEKKIFGGEIINIVDIAFGSMFKFLEVAEDIIGAKVLQDEKFPQLCSWYNNFKNVPVIKENLPDHEKMVAFIKIIREKNLASS; from the exons ATGGGAGAGGTGAGGCTTCATGGATTTTGGTATAGTCCCTTTACTTTAAGGGTGGTATGGACCTTGAAGTTAAAGGATATACCATATGAGAATATAGAGGAAGATCGCTACAACAAGAGTGTTCAACTTCTTGAATACAACCCAGTGCACAAGAAAACTCCAGTGCTAGTTCATAATGAAAAACCTTTATGTGAGTCCATGATTATTGTTGAATACATAGATCAGATTTGGCCACACAACCCATTGCTTCCTTCTGATCCCTACAACAGAGCTTTGGCACGGTTTTGGGTTAATTATACTGAAGAAATG TTCGCTGCAGGTGTGAAATTCTTCCGTAGCATTACTGATGAAGAACGAGAAAAGAGCATGGAGAATCTATGGAAGCATTTCATGGTTGTTGAGACTCAGTGTTTTGGTGATGAGAAGAAAATTTTTGGGGGAGAAATTATTAACATTGTGGACATAGCTTTTGGGTCCATGTTCAAATTTCTTGAGGTTGCAGAAGATATTATTGGAGCGAAGGTCCTTCAAGATGAGAAATTCCCTCAGCTGTGTTCCTGGTATAATAATTTCAAGAATGTTCCTGTTATTAAAGAAAATCTCCCAGACCACGAGAAAATGGTAGCTTTTATTAAGATTATTAGAGAGAAAAACTTGGCATCTTCCTAA